One part of the bacterium genome encodes these proteins:
- the gcvT gene encoding glycine cleavage system aminomethyltransferase GcvT has translation MKTPLYDWHVANKARMVEFGGWEMPVYYTTVSDEHNCVRKNVGLFDLCHMGQISVSGDNALEFLQQIATNNISKIAPGQVQYSLVCNNSGGVIDDVLVYKKSNSYLVIVNASNTQKDFEWFNAHKISDAEISNVSNDILMLAVQGPNAEKCLQKIVNIDLKEIKYYYFKMGEINGTKSLISRTGYTGEDGFEIYAECDTKVWEAILDAGKEYAIKPIGLGARDTLRLEAAMPLYGHELDIDTNPLEAGLGHFVDSNKKGFIGKDAIERIKKEGISKKLVAFRMLDRGIPRHGYKIVKNGKIAGKVTSGTMSPTLNEAIGLGYIGEEYSDLNTKIDIVIRDKGYEAIIIKKPFYKRKG, from the coding sequence ATGAAAACCCCGTTGTATGACTGGCATGTTGCTAATAAAGCGAGAATGGTTGAATTTGGCGGATGGGAAATGCCTGTTTATTATACTACTGTTTCAGATGAACACAATTGTGTCAGAAAAAATGTCGGGCTTTTTGACCTGTGTCATATGGGGCAGATTAGTGTTTCAGGAGATAATGCATTGGAATTTCTGCAACAGATAGCAACTAACAATATTTCCAAGATAGCACCCGGCCAGGTTCAGTATTCTCTGGTTTGCAATAATTCTGGCGGAGTTATTGATGATGTTCTTGTGTATAAGAAGAGTAATAGTTATCTTGTTATAGTAAATGCATCTAATACTCAGAAGGATTTTGAATGGTTTAATGCGCATAAAATTAGCGATGCAGAGATTAGTAATGTATCAAATGATATTTTAATGTTAGCAGTACAGGGTCCAAATGCCGAAAAGTGTCTTCAGAAGATTGTGAATATAGATTTAAAAGAGATAAAGTATTATTATTTCAAAATGGGGGAGATAAACGGGACGAAGTCCCTGATATCACGAACAGGTTATACAGGGGAAGACGGGTTTGAAATATATGCAGAATGCGACACGAAGGTATGGGAAGCTATACTTGATGCAGGAAAAGAATACGCAATTAAACCAATAGGGCTTGGAGCACGGGATACTTTGCGTTTAGAAGCAGCAATGCCTCTTTATGGACATGAATTAGATATAGATACTAATCCGTTGGAAGCCGGATTAGGACATTTTGTAGACAGCAATAAAAAAGGGTTCATAGGAAAAGATGCGATTGAAAGGATAAAGAAAGAAGGAATAAGTAAAAAACTAGTTGCGTTTCGTATGCTGGATAGAGGCATACCAAGGCATGGATATAAAATAGTTAAAAATGGTAAAATAGCTGGAAAGGTGACAAGCGGCACAATGTCTCCGACTTTGAATGAAGCAATAGGATTGGGGTATATAGGGGAAGAGTACTCGGATTTAAACACAAAGATAGATATTGTTATAAGAGATAAAGGTTATGAAGCAATTATTATAAAGAAGCCATTTTATAAAAGGAAGGGATAG
- a CDS encoding SDR family oxidoreductase, with protein sequence MSWLNLEDKIAIITGAASGIGREVAIALAENGCSVVVADIMEKSEDIIKQPQLSRENEKYLYIQTDITKIASVERMVKKTIEAYNKIDILVNNAGINIPRLLVSPNDPKGKYELHEDEFDRMISINQKGVYLCTQAVVREMIKKQVEGAIINITSECGLEGSEGQSCYAATKAALYAFTRSWGKELGRYGIRVIGVAPGILEKTALRNPEYEKALAYTRGITIKQLREGYKKVSVPLEKVGKLREVSDLVCFLASKRASYITGTTYNISGGKTRA encoded by the coding sequence ATGTCTTGGCTCAATCTGGAAGATAAAATTGCAATTATAACAGGCGCTGCATCAGGTATTGGTAGAGAAGTAGCCATTGCACTTGCTGAGAATGGTTGTAGCGTTGTTGTAGCTGATATAATGGAAAAAAGTGAAGATATTATTAAACAACCACAATTATCCAGAGAGAATGAAAAATATTTATATATTCAAACTGACATTACTAAAATAGCCAGTGTTGAAAGAATGGTTAAAAAAACTATTGAAGCTTACAATAAAATAGATATTCTGGTTAACAATGCGGGAATTAATATTCCAAGACTGCTTGTCTCACCTAATGACCCCAAAGGAAAATATGAACTTCACGAAGATGAATTTGACAGGATGATATCTATAAACCAGAAGGGCGTTTATTTATGCACACAAGCGGTCGTAAGAGAGATGATTAAAAAACAAGTTGAAGGAGCAATAATTAACATAACATCTGAATGTGGATTAGAGGGCTCCGAAGGGCAAAGCTGCTATGCAGCTACAAAGGCAGCTTTGTATGCATTTACAAGATCATGGGGTAAAGAATTGGGAAGATACGGGATAAGAGTAATTGGAGTTGCTCCAGGCATATTAGAAAAAACAGCATTGAGAAACCCTGAATATGAAAAAGCTCTTGCTTACACAAGAGGAATAACAATAAAACAGCTTAGAGAAGGATATAAAAAAGTTTCTGTTCCATTGGAAAAAGTCGGAAAATTAAGAGAAGTATCAGATTTAGTCTGTTTTTTAGCTTCTAAAAGAGCAAGTTATATTACTGGAACGACATATAATATTTCAGGAGGAAAAACACGTGCATAA
- the gcvH gene encoding glycine cleavage system protein GcvH, which produces MGTEKKGFKFLETHEWINVSGNIGRVGLSEYAVKELNEVVFIELPEVGVQVSHSKPFGTVESVKAVFDLNSPVTGKVVAVNQLVKDSPEKVASDPYEEGWMIEIELPDVSELDSLMDYEEYNQFLESKVK; this is translated from the coding sequence ATGGGAACAGAGAAAAAGGGATTTAAATTCTTAGAAACACATGAATGGATTAATGTCTCAGGAAATATTGGCAGAGTAGGGCTCTCGGAGTATGCAGTAAAAGAATTAAATGAGGTGGTTTTTATTGAACTCCCTGAAGTTGGAGTGCAAGTTAGCCATAGCAAACCATTTGGAACAGTTGAATCTGTTAAAGCAGTTTTTGATTTGAATTCACCGGTAACAGGAAAGGTTGTAGCTGTAAACCAATTAGTAAAAGACAGCCCTGAAAAGGTTGCCTCAGATCCCTATGAAGAAGGATGGATGATAGAAATAGAATTACCCGATGTTTCTGAGCTAGATTCATTAATGGATTATGAAGAGTACAATCAATTTCTTGAAAGCAAGGTAAAATAA
- the gcvPA gene encoding aminomethyl-transferring glycine dehydrogenase subunit GcvPA, with amino-acid sequence MVYIPNTSRDKKEMLETVGCKSIDDLFIGIDQRVKLKGKLKLPKSLSEMEVTALIKEIGEKNAGLKDYISFLGGGAYEHFIPSVVKHITGRSEFYTAYTPYQAEASQGTLQAIYEYQSLICELTGMDVSNASMYDGASAVSEAAFMASRITGLKKIIVSETVHPHYRQVLKTYTEAADLELRDIASRDGMVDIDMLKESIDDNTACVIIQNPNFFGCLEHVDTIEHIVHSKKSLFIMCIDPLSLGILAPPGEYGADIVVGEGQSLGNNLAFGGPYLGLFSCKKDFLRQMPGRIVGRTKDKNGNTGYVLTLQTREQHIRRARATSNICSNQALNALACTVYLSCMGKQGITDVGNLCLQKAHYAQKEIEKIDGYTLKFKQPFFKEFLIQCPMNPEEINKRLLEHNIIGGLSVDKFYPELKDCMLVCITEMRTKGQIDKFVNVLAKIG; translated from the coding sequence ATGGTATATATACCTAATACTTCCAGAGATAAGAAAGAAATGTTAGAGACTGTAGGATGTAAATCTATAGATGATTTATTTATAGGAATAGATCAAAGAGTTAAGTTAAAGGGCAAATTGAAATTGCCGAAATCCCTTTCTGAAATGGAAGTTACTGCCCTTATAAAAGAGATAGGGGAGAAAAATGCTGGTTTAAAAGATTATATATCGTTTCTTGGCGGGGGAGCGTATGAACATTTTATTCCGAGTGTTGTGAAGCATATTACAGGAAGGTCAGAATTCTATACCGCTTATACTCCATATCAGGCTGAAGCAAGTCAGGGGACATTGCAGGCAATATATGAATATCAGTCTCTTATATGCGAGCTTACTGGGATGGATGTTTCAAATGCATCTATGTATGATGGAGCATCAGCAGTGTCTGAAGCAGCTTTTATGGCATCAAGAATTACTGGTCTAAAGAAAATTATTGTCTCTGAAACAGTTCATCCGCATTACCGCCAGGTTTTGAAAACATATACTGAAGCCGCTGATTTGGAATTGCGTGACATCGCATCCAGAGATGGAATGGTGGATATAGATATGTTGAAAGAATCGATAGATGATAATACAGCGTGTGTAATAATTCAGAATCCAAACTTTTTTGGATGTCTTGAACATGTGGATACTATTGAGCACATTGTCCATTCTAAGAAATCGCTGTTTATTATGTGTATTGATCCATTATCTCTCGGCATTTTAGCTCCACCAGGAGAATATGGAGCAGATATTGTTGTTGGAGAAGGGCAGTCTCTTGGTAATAACCTTGCTTTTGGAGGTCCTTATTTAGGGCTTTTTTCCTGCAAGAAAGATTTTCTTCGGCAAATGCCCGGAAGAATTGTGGGGAGAACGAAGGATAAAAATGGGAATACTGGATATGTTCTCACTCTGCAAACACGTGAACAGCATATAAGAAGAGCGAGAGCAACCTCGAATATCTGCTCTAATCAGGCTTTAAACGCTCTTGCCTGTACTGTATATCTTTCATGTATGGGGAAACAGGGTATTACCGATGTAGGTAATTTATGTTTGCAGAAAGCTCATTATGCTCAAAAAGAGATTGAAAAGATAGATGGATATACTCTGAAATTCAAGCAGCCGTTCTTTAAGGAATTTCTTATACAATGTCCCATGAATCCTGAAGAAATTAATAAGAGGTTATTAGAGCACAATATAATTGGCGGTCTCTCAGTTGACAAATTTTATCCTGAATTAAAAGACTGCATGCTTGTGTGTATAACTGAGATGAGAACAAAAGGACAGATTGACAAGTTTGTTAATGTACTTGCTAAGATAGGTTAA
- a CDS encoding dipeptidase yields the protein MRKKLTVGEGNKLMNNKINKKRQIALSILKPSKKDLEHGLELHRNSIVCDSYGFAPSSAVDGDAICKAIEEGASNIELVDLMEEMNMMQHLVDKTEQKEFKEAWEASGVTCVFQNAGAEGPSPLRLIKRFARFTHVTDMMSNFLNRATVPDDIDLTKKQGRHCFYLSLNGVPLTQQWNSVEEELPYIKIFFQLGCRMMHLTYNRRNMLGDGCAEISNSGLSDFGRAVIHEMNRTGVIVDVAHSGWQTSLESAKVSDRPVVASHSTCLTINKHCRAKPDEVIRTIADTGGYIGICCIPAFLGRNGDINALLDHIEYAVRKFGVDHVAIGTDRGYKSQSSEKEKTKIPKRRRIHPRFENFWPENDPLFDPKWRQEKQRQSLAWTNWPLFTVGLVQRGYSDRDIQKIIGGNVLRVARAVLSEK from the coding sequence ATGAGAAAAAAGCTAACAGTTGGAGAGGGCAATAAACTAATGAATAATAAAATAAATAAAAAAAGACAAATAGCTCTTAGCATTCTTAAGCCATCTAAAAAAGACCTAGAGCATGGACTTGAACTTCATCGAAACTCCATTGTCTGCGATTCCTATGGATTTGCTCCTAGTTCTGCGGTTGACGGAGATGCTATTTGTAAGGCTATTGAGGAAGGAGCGTCTAACATAGAACTAGTGGACTTGATGGAAGAGATGAATATGATGCAACATTTAGTTGATAAAACCGAGCAGAAGGAATTCAAAGAAGCATGGGAGGCATCCGGAGTAACCTGTGTTTTTCAGAATGCAGGTGCGGAAGGACCATCGCCTTTACGGCTTATAAAGCGATTCGCACGTTTTACTCATGTTACTGACATGATGAGTAATTTCCTAAACAGAGCAACTGTTCCGGATGATATTGACCTCACAAAGAAACAAGGACGTCATTGCTTTTATCTTAGCCTGAATGGTGTTCCTTTAACGCAGCAATGGAATTCTGTAGAAGAAGAGCTTCCCTATATTAAAATTTTCTTTCAATTGGGATGCAGGATGATGCATCTTACCTATAATCGCCGTAATATGCTTGGCGATGGCTGTGCAGAAATAAGCAATAGTGGGTTAAGTGATTTTGGTCGTGCTGTGATACATGAGATGAACCGGACAGGTGTGATTGTTGATGTTGCACATTCCGGATGGCAGACAAGTCTGGAATCAGCTAAAGTTTCTGATCGTCCTGTAGTAGCCAGTCATTCGACATGCCTGACAATTAACAAACACTGCCGGGCAAAGCCGGATGAAGTAATTCGCACAATTGCTGACACTGGCGGTTATATTGGTATCTGCTGTATACCTGCATTTTTGGGTAGGAATGGAGACATTAACGCATTATTGGACCATATTGAATATGCAGTTCGCAAGTTTGGTGTGGATCATGTTGCCATCGGGACTGATAGAGGCTATAAATCACAAAGTTCTGAAAAAGAAAAGACAAAAATTCCAAAACGCCGTAGAATACATCCACGCTTTGAAAATTTTTGGCCTGAAAATGATCCTCTTTTTGATCCAAAATGGAGACAGGAAAAACAGCGCCAGAGTCTTGCATGGACCAACTGGCCTCTTTTTACTGTAGGACTGGTTCAACGTGGATACTCGGATAGGGATATTCAAAAAATTATTGGCGGTAATGTACTTCGTGTTGCTCGTGCTGTGTTATCAGAAAAATGA
- a CDS encoding sugar phosphate isomerase/epimerase: protein MKVDKNTLKQLPKFQGYLEGKKLDAFFETYEIKFAAGHWCAGDFCDRFAPLGYNSNKENFKSDIVSQIQRVAEAGIAGIEFHESVFIDKNYKKDQKVIDEVKKALKKYKITPTNMNTNLWTDPKWKFGGITNANSAVRKDALKIALQGVEIAKEVGCISVALWPGSDGWDYNFQADYGVLLDRFVQGCIEINKKAKKLGLKFGVEAKLHEPREGNMIISTTPKAMLVAGCVNSACGGKNMGVAIDYGHEQMYGNEPADNLYTAKKFGIPVVNFHVNNAKLHSNDEDRVAGTGDNWRLADFCYAAIDTGYQGWFGEDQFTYRMNPVKAMSLSRELFANVMKKALMIYARRDELKKAQATGDAGKTIDVVKRILT, encoded by the coding sequence ATGAAAGTAGATAAAAACACCTTGAAGCAACTCCCAAAATTTCAAGGATATCTTGAAGGAAAAAAGCTTGATGCGTTCTTTGAAACATACGAGATAAAGTTTGCTGCGGGGCATTGGTGCGCAGGGGACTTCTGCGACAGGTTTGCACCTCTTGGATATAACAGTAATAAGGAAAATTTTAAAAGTGATATCGTTTCACAAATACAAAGAGTAGCAGAAGCAGGAATAGCTGGAATAGAATTTCACGAGTCTGTTTTTATAGACAAAAATTACAAAAAGGACCAGAAAGTCATAGATGAAGTAAAAAAAGCGCTTAAGAAGTATAAAATTACGCCGACAAATATGAATACAAACCTGTGGACTGATCCAAAGTGGAAGTTCGGCGGGATAACAAATGCAAATTCAGCAGTAAGAAAAGATGCTCTCAAAATAGCGCTTCAGGGAGTTGAAATAGCAAAAGAAGTCGGATGTATAAGCGTTGCTCTGTGGCCTGGTTCAGACGGTTGGGATTATAACTTTCAGGCTGATTATGGCGTGCTTCTTGACAGATTTGTACAAGGATGTATCGAGATAAACAAAAAGGCAAAAAAACTTGGATTAAAATTCGGAGTTGAAGCAAAGCTTCACGAGCCAAGAGAAGGCAATATGATCATATCAACAACTCCAAAGGCAATGCTTGTTGCAGGCTGTGTCAACTCTGCCTGCGGAGGAAAAAACATGGGTGTTGCAATAGATTACGGACATGAGCAGATGTATGGAAATGAGCCGGCAGATAATTTATACACAGCTAAAAAATTTGGCATACCTGTTGTCAATTTCCACGTTAATAACGCAAAATTGCATTCCAATGATGAGGACAGAGTTGCCGGAACAGGAGATAACTGGAGACTTGCAGATTTCTGTTACGCAGCAATTGATACAGGATATCAGGGATGGTTCGGTGAAGATCAGTTCACTTACAGGATGAACCCTGTAAAAGCAATGTCACTCTCAAGAGAGCTGTTTGCCAATGTAATGAAAAAGGCTCTTATGATTTATGCCAGACGAGATGAGTTAAAGAAAGCTCAGGCAACAGGTGATGCAGGCAAAACAATAGATGTAGTAAAAAGGATACTAACCTAA
- the priA gene encoding primosomal protein N', whose product MNKKFANVVFPIAVDKEFQYEIPESIGYRIEVGMRVSVPFGRRKSIGYVVSITDKAVYKNLKAISRLLDNFAVFDEKMLEFTKWISRYYYCSWGIVLETALPPGMKKEVISRKKQRIVSVAKPQKTICSDIDSKKIKSAKQIKVLKILLSAKGICMECKALCGFAGVTEAVVKSLKKNGYVGVSPKVFYRDPFARETVINTQHLSLTSDQSSVLKKVVSSIKKGCFNTFLLHGITGSGKTEIYLQTIDFCIKNKKQAIVLVPEISLASQIIQIFKSRFGDRVAILHSRLSKGERYDEWEKIKKGKVDIVVGARSAIFAPFSNTGLIIVDESHEPAYKQGETPRYNGRDVAIMRGKLANITVLLGTATPSLETYYNIEAGKYELIELKERIDKRKLPDVRIVDMQDRNVKIPESQVFSKPLLLAIKDKLSKKEQIILFLNRRGFSTYIMCYKCGYVARCPECNVSLVYHSQQDKVRCHYCNFEDKPPNICPECQAFYVKYSGYGTEKVEEEISSLFPHAKYQRMDTDTTTRKNSHQGILRGFKHHEFDILIGTQMIAKGLDFPKVTLVGVISADTSLFFPDFRSGERTFQLLTQIAGRSGRGPVPGEVIIQTYNPNHFSIIASSTYNYNDFYKKEMLFRKGLNYPPFRHIVLITVKGHDSAKVIRASNGLVFLLKKELSGQDCKLLGPAPAPMAKIKNQYRWHILIKHKMPGKINGFIERSMKGLKRSKLQMGKTNIMVDIDPMNTL is encoded by the coding sequence ATGAATAAGAAATTTGCAAATGTTGTATTTCCAATAGCGGTTGATAAGGAATTTCAGTATGAAATACCTGAGAGCATTGGATATAGGATTGAGGTCGGAATGCGGGTGTCTGTGCCCTTCGGCAGGCGTAAGAGCATTGGATATGTTGTAAGCATTACGGATAAAGCTGTTTATAAGAATCTAAAAGCTATAAGCAGACTGCTGGATAATTTTGCAGTGTTTGATGAAAAGATGCTTGAGTTCACAAAGTGGATAAGCAGGTATTATTACTGCAGCTGGGGAATAGTGCTTGAGACAGCCTTGCCGCCGGGCATGAAAAAAGAAGTCATCTCACGTAAAAAGCAGAGGATTGTATCTGTAGCAAAACCTCAAAAGACAATCTGTTCTGACATTGATTCCAAAAAGATAAAATCTGCAAAACAGATAAAAGTCCTGAAGATATTATTATCAGCTAAAGGAATTTGTATGGAATGCAAGGCATTGTGCGGTTTCGCAGGTGTAACAGAAGCTGTTGTGAAATCATTGAAGAAGAATGGATATGTAGGTGTAAGTCCTAAGGTTTTTTACAGAGACCCGTTTGCAAGAGAGACTGTTATAAATACTCAACATCTTTCTCTGACCAGTGATCAAAGCAGTGTTCTTAAAAAGGTAGTAAGTTCTATTAAAAAAGGATGCTTCAATACCTTTTTGCTTCATGGTATTACAGGCAGTGGGAAAACGGAGATTTATCTTCAGACAATTGATTTCTGCATAAAAAACAAAAAACAGGCAATTGTCCTTGTTCCTGAGATATCTTTAGCTTCCCAGATTATTCAAATATTCAAATCGCGCTTTGGAGACAGAGTTGCCATATTGCATAGCCGCTTATCCAAAGGGGAAAGATATGATGAATGGGAGAAAATCAAAAAGGGAAAAGTAGATATTGTTGTTGGTGCAAGGTCAGCAATATTTGCGCCGTTTAGTAATACCGGGCTGATAATAGTGGATGAATCACATGAGCCTGCATATAAACAAGGAGAGACGCCCAGATATAATGGCAGGGATGTGGCTATAATGCGCGGAAAACTCGCTAATATAACGGTTTTGCTTGGAACAGCCACTCCTTCCCTTGAGACATATTATAATATAGAAGCAGGGAAGTATGAACTTATTGAGTTGAAAGAGCGAATAGATAAAAGAAAGCTGCCTGATGTCAGGATTGTTGATATGCAGGACCGCAATGTGAAGATTCCTGAGTCTCAGGTTTTCTCAAAGCCGTTGCTACTGGCTATCAAAGATAAACTTTCAAAGAAAGAGCAAATAATATTGTTTTTAAACAGGCGGGGTTTTTCAACATATATTATGTGCTATAAATGCGGCTATGTTGCAAGATGTCCGGAATGTAACGTGTCGCTGGTTTATCATTCACAACAGGATAAAGTGAGATGCCATTATTGCAATTTTGAGGATAAACCTCCAAATATATGTCCTGAGTGCCAGGCCTTCTATGTAAAATACAGTGGTTATGGAACAGAGAAAGTAGAGGAGGAAATATCAAGCTTATTCCCTCATGCGAAATATCAGAGAATGGATACAGATACTACAACCCGAAAGAATTCTCATCAGGGAATATTAAGGGGATTCAAGCATCATGAATTTGATATACTTATAGGAACGCAGATGATAGCAAAAGGACTGGATTTTCCAAAAGTTACATTGGTAGGTGTTATTTCTGCCGATACAAGTCTTTTTTTTCCGGACTTCCGCTCAGGAGAAAGAACATTCCAGCTTTTAACGCAGATTGCAGGCCGTTCAGGCAGAGGGCCCGTCCCAGGCGAGGTTATTATTCAAACTTATAATCCAAATCATTTTAGTATTATTGCTTCAAGCACCTATAATTATAATGATTTCTACAAAAAGGAAATGCTTTTCAGAAAAGGTCTTAACTACCCGCCTTTCAGACACATAGTTCTAATAACCGTCAAAGGACATGACAGCGCAAAGGTTATAAGAGCATCTAATGGTTTGGTTTTCCTGCTGAAGAAAGAATTGAGCGGTCAGGATTGTAAGCTTCTCGGTCCGGCGCCGGCTCCTATGGCAAAAATAAAGAATCAGTATCGCTGGCATATTCTTATAAAGCATAAGATGCCTGGGAAAATAAACGGTTTTATTGAAAGATCTATGAAGGGATTAAAGCGCAGCAAGTTACAAATGGGGAAAACTAATATAATGGTGGATATTGATCCGATGAATACGCTCTGA